A stretch of Camelina sativa cultivar DH55 chromosome 18, Cs, whole genome shotgun sequence DNA encodes these proteins:
- the LOC109130565 gene encoding uncharacterized protein LOC109130565: MEKKNVFVLYMILLLVVSSLMLERVDCRALRSTPLRDIKGHDHQSSATMKVKNSSTSQHTVGKSFAYQLASGPSRRGRGH; this comes from the coding sequence atggagaagaagaatgtgtTTGTGTTGTATATGATCTTGTTACTAGTGGTATCGTCATTGATGCTTGAGAGAGTTGATTGCAGAGCTCTACGATCGACGCCGTTGAGAGATATTAAAGGACATGATCATCAATCCTCAGCGACCATGAAGGTGAAGAACAGCTCGACAAGTCAACATACTGTGGGGAAGAGTTTTGCTTACCAGTTAGCGTCCGGGCCGAGCAGAAGGGGACGTGGTCACTAA